A portion of the Jaculus jaculus isolate mJacJac1 chromosome 5, mJacJac1.mat.Y.cur, whole genome shotgun sequence genome contains these proteins:
- the Trappc3 gene encoding trafficking protein particle complex subunit 3, which translates to MSRQANRGAESKKMSSELFTLTYGALVTQLCKDYENDEDVNKQLDKMGYNIGVRLIEDFLARSNVGRCHDFRETADVIAKVAFKMYLGITPSITNWSPAGDEFSLILENNPLVDFVELPDNHSSLIYSNLLCGVLRGALEMVQMAVEAKFVQDTLKGDGVTEIRMRFIRRIEDNLPAGEE; encoded by the exons AGCTCTGAGCTTTTCACCCTAACCTATGGAGCTCTTGTCACCCAGCTGTGCAAGGACTATGAGAATGACGAAGATGTGAATAAGCAGCTGGATAAAAT GGGATATAACATTGGAGTCCGACTGATTGAAGATTTTTTGGCACGTTCGAATGTTGGAAGGTGTCATGACTTTCGGGAAACTGCGGATGTCATTGCTAAG GTGGCATTCAAAATGTACTTGGGCATCACTCCAAGTATCACCAACTGGAGCCCAGCTGGTGATGAATTCTCCCTCATTTTGGAAAATAACCCCTTGGTGGACTTTGTGGAACTTCCTGACAACCACTCATCCCTTATTTATTCCAATCTCTTGTGTGGGGTACTGCGGGGAGCGCTGGAGATG GTTCAGATGGCTGTGGAGGCCAAGTTTGTTCAGGATACTCTGAAAGGGGATGGCGTGACAGAAATCCGGATGCGGTTCATCAGGCGTATTGAAGACAATCTCCCAGCTGGAGAGGAATGA